The nucleotide sequence AAGTTTTCGCCTTAGAGAATTTTTCCTAAATGTGTCAATGTTACTAAAAGGTTCATCCAGCAAGAGCAGTTGCGGGGCATTTGCGAGGGCGGTGGCGATCGCGACTCGTTGCTTTTGGCCCCCACTAAGATTTTTCACCAAGGTATCTTTGTAGTCGTAAAGATCAACGACCTTTAATAATTCTGAAATTCTTACCTTATCTGCTTCTTCGTCCAGCTTTGAAAGATGCGTTGCAATATTTTCAGACACCGAGGTAAAGGGCATCACATTAAAATCCTGTGCTACCAACTTTATAAATTTCTCACCGGGAATAAGATGGTGCCCGGGACCTAAAAGTGGCTTATTCTGCCACTTAACGGTTCCCATGTCTAGCGGGAGCAAGCCATAAATGAGATGTAACAATGTAGATTTTCCACCTCCACTTTCTCCCAGGATCACCAAATGCTCTCCTTGTTCTAATGAAAAGGAAAGCTCCTTCAGAATTTCTTTTTCCGCATAACGGAAGGATCTAATATCTAGTTCGAGCATTGGTAAAAAAAAAGGTTGCCGCAATTTCTTGAATTAAATCAAGGACGGCAACCTAAAATGGGTTGTTGAATTTATTGTTTTACACCTTCATTTACTTTTTCCGGAAGCACCTCATATCCCATGTTGTACAGGGTGAATCCAAAAATATCGGCAAATTGTTCGATCGTTTTGGTCACAGGAGTTCCTGCTCCGTGACCTGCATCTGTTTCAATTCGTATTAGCACGGGATTCGGGCCTGCTTGTTTCTCCTGTAGCTCGGCGATATATTTAAAACTGTGTGCCGGTACTACCCGATCATCATGATCTGCC is from Constantimarinum furrinae and encodes:
- a CDS encoding ABC transporter ATP-binding protein is translated as MLELDIRSFRYAEKEILKELSFSLEQGEHLVILGESGGGKSTLLHLIYGLLPLDMGTVKWQNKPLLGPGHHLIPGEKFIKLVAQDFNVMPFTSVSENIATHLSKLDEEADKVRISELLKVVDLYDYKDTLVKNLSGGQKQRVAIATALANAPQLLLLDEPFSNIDTFRKNSLRRKLFNYLKSKNISCITATHDAEEALSYADRILMLKNGSLEAIGTPEEIYRGIATPFQAGFFSEFSILPKNVLFDSDSSEAIIVLPHQLKPSPVETKLKIKVIKSYFKGANYLIFGIWGIVEVYFLHPVSLKGDETIYLSYHENN